A region from the Gemmatimonadota bacterium genome encodes:
- a CDS encoding serine hydrolase, with product MSRLHNRWWIWAALWIVGCADPSRPGGDPARIDPPESLVVAVERLRAFIHEEMEAKGLPALSVVLVDDQTPVWAEGFGWERPADSVPADANTVYRVGSVSKLFTDLAVMQRVERGELDLDGPIQDVLPDLHPQAAEGALITLRQLMSHRSGLVREPPVGHYFDDRGPTLTETVNSLSRTALVLPPQTRTKYSNAGIAAVGFALEEHAGEDFAGLLQREVLAPLGMRSSGFEPTEGIRARLAAATMWTLDGREFDAPTFQLGMAPAGSMYATVLDLGRFLSMLFAGGTGPGGRIVEAETLESMWTPQFQPEGTRTGAGLGFFVSELDGRRVVRHGGAIYGFATELAALPDERLGVVVVTSMDIANPVVERIATAALRSALAVRTGADLPELAPTEPLSPERAERLEGRYVDADGVASIDLLERGGRLYLEFVAGGSRVELRERGDTLIADDRTGYGGYFVEAGDGIRSRAGSSYRRIAVPEPPAAPERWAGLVGEYGWDHNTLYVLEQDGQLQALIEWFFRYPLLEEASDRFRFPDAGLYDHETLVFERDGQGRATRAILAGSVVFERRALSGEDGSTFRINPLRTAEQLRPEALAAQPPEEVGDFRDPELVELVTLDPTIRLDIRYATTNNFMGERFYEQPRAFLQRPAAEALVRAHQALERHGYGLLVHDGYRPWYVTRMFWDATPPDQRLFVADPSSGSRHNRGAAVDLTLFDRRTGVPVQMVSGYDEFSDRAFPDYPGGTDHQRWLRELLREAMEDEGFQVYEWEWWHFDYGEWRRYPILNQTFDQIPPA from the coding sequence ATGTCTCGACTGCACAACCGCTGGTGGATCTGGGCGGCGCTGTGGATCGTCGGGTGCGCCGACCCGAGCCGTCCCGGGGGGGATCCCGCCCGCATCGATCCCCCCGAGTCGCTGGTCGTCGCAGTCGAGCGCTTGCGCGCCTTCATCCACGAGGAGATGGAGGCGAAGGGATTGCCCGCTCTGTCCGTCGTGCTGGTGGACGATCAGACCCCCGTCTGGGCGGAGGGCTTCGGGTGGGAGCGTCCGGCCGATTCCGTTCCCGCCGACGCCAATACGGTGTATCGGGTCGGGTCCGTGTCCAAGCTGTTCACCGATCTCGCCGTCATGCAGCGCGTCGAGCGTGGTGAGCTCGATCTCGACGGCCCCATCCAGGACGTCCTCCCCGATCTGCACCCCCAGGCGGCGGAAGGAGCGCTCATCACGCTGCGCCAATTGATGTCGCATCGGTCGGGGCTGGTTCGAGAGCCCCCCGTCGGCCACTACTTCGACGACAGGGGTCCCACGCTGACCGAAACAGTGAACAGCCTCTCACGGACCGCGCTGGTGCTTCCGCCCCAGACCCGCACCAAGTACTCCAATGCGGGCATCGCGGCCGTCGGCTTCGCGCTCGAGGAGCACGCGGGCGAAGATTTCGCGGGCTTGCTGCAGCGAGAGGTGCTCGCTCCTCTGGGGATGCGCTCGAGTGGCTTCGAGCCCACGGAGGGTATCCGCGCGCGTCTGGCGGCTGCCACGATGTGGACGTTGGACGGCCGCGAGTTCGACGCCCCCACCTTCCAGTTGGGGATGGCCCCCGCGGGCAGCATGTACGCGACCGTGCTCGACCTGGGCCGCTTCCTCAGCATGCTCTTCGCGGGGGGGACCGGCCCGGGGGGCCGGATCGTCGAGGCCGAGACGCTGGAGAGCATGTGGACACCGCAGTTCCAGCCCGAGGGCACCAGGACGGGAGCCGGTCTGGGGTTCTTTGTCTCCGAGCTGGACGGACGACGCGTGGTGCGGCACGGCGGCGCCATCTACGGCTTCGCCACCGAGCTGGCGGCGCTCCCCGACGAACGGCTGGGGGTGGTGGTGGTCACGTCGATGGACATCGCCAACCCGGTCGTCGAGCGCATCGCGACCGCGGCACTGCGCTCGGCCTTGGCGGTGCGCACGGGTGCCGACCTTCCCGAGCTGGCACCGACCGAACCGTTGAGCCCGGAGCGAGCGGAGCGGCTGGAGGGCCGCTACGTCGATGCCGACGGCGTCGCGTCGATCGACCTGCTGGAGCGGGGTGGCCGGTTGTATCTGGAGTTCGTTGCCGGCGGCTCGCGGGTGGAGCTGCGCGAACGAGGAGACACGCTGATCGCCGACGACCGAACCGGATACGGCGGCTACTTCGTGGAGGCCGGCGACGGGATCCGCTCCCGGGCGGGGTCTTCGTACCGGCGCATCGCGGTGCCGGAGCCGCCCGCCGCCCCCGAACGCTGGGCGGGGCTGGTCGGCGAATACGGCTGGGATCACAACACGCTGTATGTCCTCGAACAGGACGGGCAGCTGCAGGCGTTGATCGAATGGTTCTTCCGCTACCCACTCCTGGAGGAGGCCTCCGACCGTTTCCGATTCCCCGACGCGGGGCTCTACGACCACGAAACCCTGGTGTTCGAGCGAGACGGCCAGGGTCGAGCCACGCGCGCGATCCTCGCCGGGTCGGTGGTCTTCGAGCGCCGCGCCCTCTCGGGGGAAGACGGCAGCACCTTCCGGATCAATCCGCTGCGGACCGCCGAGCAGTTGCGGCCCGAGGCCCTGGCCGCTCAACCACCCGAGGAGGTCGGCGACTTCCGCGACCCGGAGCTGGTCGAGTTGGTGACGCTCGATCCGACCATCCGCCTCGACATCCGCTACGCCACCACCAACAACTTCATGGGCGAGCGGTTCTACGAGCAGCCCCGCGCTTTCCTGCAGCGTCCCGCCGCCGAGGCCCTGGTGCGCGCGCACCAGGCCTTGGAGCGGCACGGCTATGGCCTGCTCGTCCACGACGGGTACCGACCCTGGTACGTGACGCGCATGTTCTGGGACGCCACTCCTCCGGATCAGCGCCTCTTCGTGGCGGACCCTTCCTCGGGGTCCCGGCACAACCGGGGTGCGGCCGTGGATCTGACGCTCTTCGACCGACGTACGGGCGTGCCGGTGCAGATGGTCAGTGGGTACGACGAGTTCTCGGACCGGGCCTTCCCCGACTATCCGGGTGGCACCGACCACCAGCGCTGGCTGCGAGAGCTGCTGCGCGAGGCCATGGAGGACGAGGGCTTTCAGGTGTACGAATGGGAGTGGTGGCACTTCGACTATGGCGAGTGGCGCCGGTATCCCATCCTCAACCAGACGTTCGATCAGATCCCCCCGGCGTGA
- a CDS encoding phage holin family protein, producing the protein MRSLILRLLINAAALWAAARLVDGVSLTGDGFGILVVAVIFGLVNAMIKPVVKLLSLPLIFLSLGLFTLVINGLMLWLTSALSSVLQVDGLGPAIAGALVISIVSVILSWMVADGDRKSR; encoded by the coding sequence ATGCGCTCTCTGATTCTTCGCTTGCTCATCAATGCAGCCGCGCTGTGGGCAGCCGCCCGCCTGGTGGACGGCGTGTCGCTGACGGGGGATGGGTTCGGCATCCTGGTCGTGGCCGTCATCTTCGGATTGGTCAATGCAATGATCAAGCCGGTGGTCAAGCTACTGTCCCTTCCTCTGATCTTCCTGTCGCTCGGCCTGTTCACGCTGGTGATCAACGGCCTCATGCTCTGGCTGACCTCGGCGCTGTCGTCGGTCCTGCAGGTGGACGGACTCGGGCCCGCCATCGCGGGAGCCCTGGTGATCTCGATCGTGTCGGTCATCCTCAGCTGGATGGTCGCGGACGGGGACCGCAAATCGCGCTGA
- a CDS encoding DUF4105 domain-containing protein, whose product MWILAAGLVVLVGAAFWLTLTPPIGGDWADDHAELPAVRFDGQRVTIQGYRNFTYRSADEYEARYETRELDLDQLESVWYVLVPFSTDWRGPAHSFLSFGFADSTYVSVSVEARRQRGEPYSMLGGLLHRFQVIYVVGAERDLLGVRAVHREDDVYLYPIRATPEGARALFVEMLRRADQLREQPEFYNTLFNNCTTNILAHVNRVSPKRIGYGPRIMLPGYSDRVAHEHGLIDTDLSLEAARERYRVSERARAAWTDPAFSARIRETP is encoded by the coding sequence ATGTGGATCCTAGCTGCAGGTCTGGTCGTCCTCGTGGGAGCGGCCTTCTGGTTGACGCTGACGCCGCCCATCGGTGGCGACTGGGCCGATGACCATGCCGAGCTGCCGGCGGTGCGCTTCGACGGCCAGCGCGTCACCATCCAGGGCTATCGCAACTTCACCTACCGCTCGGCGGACGAGTACGAGGCGCGCTACGAGACGCGCGAGTTGGACCTCGACCAGCTGGAGAGCGTGTGGTATGTGCTGGTGCCGTTCTCCACGGATTGGCGCGGTCCGGCGCATTCGTTCCTCAGCTTCGGCTTTGCCGATTCGACCTACGTCTCGGTTTCCGTCGAGGCGAGGCGACAGCGCGGAGAGCCCTATTCCATGCTGGGCGGTCTTCTCCATCGTTTTCAGGTGATCTACGTCGTGGGCGCGGAGCGCGATCTCCTCGGCGTGCGTGCCGTTCACCGTGAGGACGACGTCTACCTGTACCCCATTCGGGCCACACCCGAGGGCGCCCGGGCCTTGTTCGTCGAGATGCTGCGGCGCGCAGACCAGCTACGCGAGCAGCCGGAGTTCTACAACACGCTTTTCAACAACTGCACCACCAACATCCTCGCCCACGTGAATCGGGTGAGCCCGAAGCGGATCGGCTACGGTCCCCGCATCATGTTGCCCGGCTACTCGGATCGGGTGGCGCACGAGCACGGGCTCATCGATACCGACTTGTCCTTGGAGGCCGCGCGGGAGCGCTACCGGGTGAGTGAGCGGGCGCGGGCGGCCTGGACGGATCCCGCCTTTTCCGCCCGGATCCGGGAGACGCCGTGA
- a CDS encoding DUF72 domain-containing protein translates to MTLRVGTSGYAYKEWKGSFYPTDLKAADMLGFYADRFQAVEINNTFYRMPKLSVLEGWRAQVPDTFQFVLKASQRITHHRRLKDVAEEIGYWADTTTTLGSQLGPTLFQLPPNFKKDLERLQGFLAALPGGVRAAFEFRHPSWAEDEAVLDMLRGHGAAWVVADSGEEALLRVERTAPFVYARLRRVEYSDEDLRFWVERLGRLGADDLYVFFKHEDEGTGPALASRFLQLAGGSA, encoded by the coding sequence GTGACACTACGCGTGGGAACCAGCGGATACGCGTACAAGGAGTGGAAGGGCTCGTTCTATCCGACCGACCTGAAGGCTGCGGACATGCTGGGGTTCTACGCCGACCGCTTTCAGGCGGTGGAGATCAACAACACCTTCTACCGCATGCCCAAGCTGTCTGTGTTGGAGGGTTGGCGGGCCCAGGTGCCCGACACCTTCCAGTTCGTGCTCAAGGCATCGCAGCGCATTACGCACCATAGGCGCCTCAAGGACGTTGCCGAGGAGATCGGCTACTGGGCCGATACCACGACGACCTTGGGGTCCCAGCTCGGCCCCACGCTCTTCCAGCTTCCCCCCAACTTCAAGAAGGACCTGGAGCGTCTGCAGGGATTCCTGGCGGCGCTCCCGGGTGGAGTGCGAGCGGCGTTCGAATTCCGCCATCCGTCCTGGGCCGAGGACGAGGCTGTGTTGGACATGCTGCGTGGCCACGGCGCCGCGTGGGTGGTGGCCGACTCCGGAGAGGAGGCGCTGCTGCGCGTCGAGCGTACGGCTCCCTTCGTCTATGCGCGCCTGCGCCGCGTGGAATACTCCGATGAGGACCTGCGATTCTGGGTGGAGCGCCTGGGGCGCCTGGGCGCGGACGACCTCTACGTCTTCTTCAAACACGAGGACGAGGGCACAGGGCCCGCGCTCGCCAGTCGCTTCCTCCAGTTGGCCGGGGGGTCCGCGTGA